From one Henningerozyma blattae CBS 6284 chromosome 1, complete genome genomic stretch:
- the NAS2 gene encoding Nas2p (similar to Saccharomyces cerevisiae NAS2 (YIL007C); ancestral locus Anc_7.130), which yields MEVSNTTDKDSELGLQLTNVEIPRDITEQVLRLDSINTIKEIDSLKMLIELQLESYFALLKSQDVTMESNLITSDGFPRSDIDVLQIRLVRKNIIMLQNDLKKVLDKSYILLNKHFEELNLKNSATKNSNTTSSSNSNPDTIESKIPFSFINELITNGPMDKAGANLNDKIIKFGSINVTNHQNLKNLQLEVLKYEDKTLNLTIERDGSIMELILIPTRNWNGRGLLGCRIQQL from the coding sequence ATGGAGGTATCAAATACGACGGATAAAGACTCTGAACTAGGGTTACAATTGACAAATGTAGAAATTCCGCGTGATATCACAGAACAAGTTTTAAGATTAGATAGCATTAATACGATTAAAGAGATTGATTCATTGAAGATGCTAATTGAATTACAATTAGAATCATATTTTGCATTATTGAAATCCCAAGATGTTACTATGGAATCCAACCTCATAACATCTGATGGATTTCCTCGTTCAGATATCGATGTCTTACAAATCAGACTagttagaaaaaatataattatgttacaaaatgatttaaaaaaagtgCTCGATAAATCTtacattttattaaataagcatttcgaagaattaaatttaaaaaattcagcTACTAAGAATTCTAATACAACATCTTCTAGTAATTCAAATCCAGATACTATAGAATCTAAGATCCCATTCTCTttcattaatgaattaataacaaatgGGCCTATGGATAAAGCTGGAGCAAACTTAAATGATAAGATCATTAAATTTGGTAGTATTAATGTAACGAATCACCAAAACTTAAAAAATCTACAATTAGAGGTATTGAAATATGAAGATAAAACACTAAATTTAACAATTGAAAGAGATGGGAGTATCATGGAATTGATTTTAATCCCAACTCGAAATTGGAATGGTAGAGGATTACTAGGCTGTAGGATTCAGCAGTTATGA